From a region of the Janthinobacterium sp. 61 genome:
- a CDS encoding efflux RND transporter periplasmic adaptor subunit, translated as MTSLQWRCACALLLVAALAGCGKGQSSTPTAAKQEQPAGQRADSASEKGKSAESAEHEKGKLQLSAEEIQAADISIAPLQEKEVSEQIEVTASIGANQDRFAHVAPRVAGRLVKVIGNLGDNVRSGQTLALIDSIEVGEAQSAFIQAVSEHALAKAGAERADKLFADQIIPQKDYLRAKGDFEKSKAVLRAAEDRRQTLGVAGHQASTSGTSVFAVSAPFAGTVVEKKAVLGELAQPDKVLYAIADLSSVWIDVNLYEKDIARVKTGAAALITLTAYPGESFTGKVSYISSLMDKETRTIKARVEVPNPDGKLKLDMFATAAIMAGGGSKKLLLPEQAVVLIQGQPTAFVREDDGFEARAVDLGEKLRGNVVLKSGIKPGEKVVTSGAYALKAKMLKSQIGDAD; from the coding sequence ATGACCTCACTCCAATGGCGTTGCGCCTGCGCGCTCCTCTTGGTAGCGGCCCTCGCCGGTTGCGGCAAAGGGCAATCCTCGACACCGACCGCCGCTAAACAAGAACAGCCTGCTGGACAGCGAGCCGACTCGGCGAGCGAGAAAGGGAAATCGGCAGAAAGCGCCGAACATGAAAAGGGAAAGCTACAGCTTTCCGCTGAAGAGATTCAAGCTGCGGACATCTCCATCGCCCCATTACAAGAAAAAGAGGTCAGTGAGCAAATCGAAGTGACAGCATCGATCGGTGCCAATCAAGACCGGTTTGCCCACGTCGCGCCGAGAGTCGCAGGTCGGCTAGTCAAAGTAATAGGCAATCTGGGAGACAATGTGCGGTCGGGTCAAACGCTAGCGTTGATCGACAGCATTGAAGTGGGAGAAGCTCAGTCTGCATTCATACAGGCGGTCAGCGAACATGCTTTGGCAAAGGCCGGTGCGGAACGTGCTGACAAGCTGTTTGCCGATCAAATCATCCCACAAAAGGATTATTTGCGTGCCAAGGGAGATTTTGAGAAATCCAAGGCCGTGTTGCGCGCAGCGGAAGATAGGCGTCAGACCTTGGGAGTCGCCGGGCACCAGGCGTCCACAAGCGGCACCTCTGTATTTGCTGTCTCCGCGCCGTTTGCCGGCACGGTGGTGGAAAAAAAAGCGGTGCTCGGTGAGCTTGCGCAGCCGGATAAGGTCCTCTATGCCATAGCGGACCTCTCCAGTGTTTGGATTGATGTCAACCTGTACGAGAAGGATATTGCGAGAGTCAAGACCGGCGCAGCGGCACTCATTACCTTGACCGCTTACCCCGGTGAGAGCTTTACAGGAAAGGTCTCTTATATCAGCAGCCTAATGGACAAGGAGACGCGCACAATCAAAGCCAGAGTAGAGGTTCCTAATCCAGACGGGAAGCTGAAATTGGACATGTTCGCTACAGCGGCGATCATGGCGGGAGGTGGGAGCAAGAAGCTGCTGCTTCCCGAACAGGCCGTCGTACTAATTCAAGGACAACCTACTGCATTTGTGCGCGAGGACGATGGCTTCGAGGCGCGCGCGGTCGACCTGGGCGAAAAGCTGCGTGGAAACGTGGTGTTGAAGTCGGGTATCAAGCCAGGCGAAAAAGTGGTGACTTCTGGTGCCTATGCATTGAAGGCCAAGATGCTCAAGTCGCAAATCGGCGACGCTGATTAA
- a CDS encoding TolC family protein encodes MQVVMLPLFAALLVIPVAAHASERVIQISVDQTAVTAMTSGTSLSLEQAFLRAEQQNPDLRRALAQRAAVEGEAADARGLLRNNPELSLERTRRTVPQAGLTSDIQREWMVGIAQTVEIAGQQGYRRQAARQELDALDASIEEARLRLRGEVERRFVQVLSLQERAATEQSSLKTIEDTALAIKKRVTAGEDSRLDGNLAQVEAVRARNQIGSLQEQVIQARAELGTILQLPPGQLPEAIGLLDVPTPDYTLEKLLEQSANRPQLRVLDHREQAATHRLSLEHAARYPDVTMGISTAREGASDARERITRLTLSLPLPLFRNNASGIGRASTDLTQAQIERQSAIRDTGADINAMWQKLQSQIVRMNALRLSALPALEENQRLSLKSLQAGEIGLMQLLLVNRQVLDGRRDLIDAETELRMTRIALQQAAGWLDTGAPR; translated from the coding sequence ATGCAAGTCGTTATGCTGCCGCTCTTTGCGGCACTACTAGTCATTCCCGTTGCTGCCCATGCCAGTGAACGGGTGATACAAATCTCAGTTGATCAAACCGCCGTTACTGCCATGACGTCCGGAACCTCGCTCTCGCTCGAACAGGCGTTTCTGCGTGCTGAACAACAGAACCCAGATCTGCGCCGTGCGCTAGCACAGCGGGCGGCGGTCGAAGGCGAAGCGGCAGATGCGCGCGGCCTGCTACGTAACAATCCGGAATTGTCATTGGAACGCACTCGGCGCACTGTGCCCCAAGCTGGCTTGACATCCGACATTCAACGCGAGTGGATGGTGGGCATCGCCCAAACCGTCGAAATCGCGGGCCAACAAGGTTATCGGCGCCAAGCGGCCCGACAGGAACTTGATGCGCTCGATGCATCGATTGAGGAGGCGCGGCTCCGGTTGCGCGGTGAAGTAGAACGCCGGTTCGTCCAAGTGCTGTCGCTGCAGGAACGTGCGGCAACGGAACAGAGCTCGCTGAAGACCATTGAAGATACCGCATTGGCAATCAAGAAACGGGTGACGGCCGGCGAGGATAGCCGTCTCGATGGCAACTTGGCCCAAGTCGAAGCGGTTCGTGCCAGAAATCAAATCGGCTCATTGCAAGAACAGGTGATACAAGCCCGTGCAGAATTGGGCACGATCCTCCAGTTGCCACCCGGCCAGCTTCCCGAAGCGATAGGTTTGCTGGATGTTCCGACGCCCGACTACACACTGGAAAAATTGCTAGAGCAAAGCGCAAACCGTCCTCAGCTGCGAGTACTCGATCACCGCGAACAGGCGGCGACACATCGCCTCTCTCTTGAGCACGCGGCGCGTTACCCGGACGTGACAATGGGAATTTCGACCGCCCGTGAAGGCGCTAGTGATGCCCGCGAACGGATTACCCGATTGACACTGTCACTGCCGTTGCCACTATTTCGAAATAACGCCAGCGGAATCGGGCGTGCAAGTACTGATCTGACGCAGGCACAGATCGAGCGGCAAAGCGCTATTCGCGACACAGGAGCGGACATCAACGCGATGTGGCAAAAACTACAGAGCCAAATTGTACGGATGAACGCTTTGCGTCTGTCCGCGCTTCCCGCTCTTGAAGAAAACCAGCGCCTGTCGCTCAAGAGTCTGCAGGCAGGCGAGATCGGATTGATGCAACTCCTTCTCGTAAACCGCCAAGTACTCGATGGACGGCGCGACCTGATCGATGCCGAAACCGAACTGCGGATGACACGTATTGCTCTGCAGCAGGCAGCCGGATGGCTCGATACCGGGGCACCAAGATGA
- a CDS encoding FTR1 family protein translates to MFTLRFFSIALICLASSLLPVHADDLSTQNKTKQVWQLLDYIAVDYHKSVKDGAVVNQVEYTEMQEFAYTAERQLTEMPTSQALPGLIKDAATLRASVAEKAPAAAVGDQAHALAAALLAIYPVPVAPTKLPDLQRGAALYQSQCASCHGVSGHADGPLAATLNPPPIALSDHSRAQERSVFALQQIITQGVAGTSMPSFAQLSEDERWAVAYFASTLSYSGSERQAGAKLWSSRADLHAAVPTLAKLSLTAEAALAKTAVGDAARPLVAYLRSTPDALNASGADSLPIAKNKLRESIAALDSGDKSAAARLALSAYLDGFEPVEPALAAKNKGLFENIEKTMGSYRNAVTTGNVPQAHSIEQRLLVLLTEAQLALDSSNDPLSTFVGALTILLREGLEALLVVVAMIAFLKKAERTDVLPYVHAGWMAALAAGGLTWAVATYLVDLSGASREMTEGFSAIFAAIVLLGVGIWMHQKSLAGRWQSYVKQKLSSALNKKSAMMLFLLAFVTVYREVFETVLFYAALWTPENGGYLLAGLATGTAILAAIGVILLRSSARLPISQFFAFSSALVAVLAIVLMGKGVAALQKIGYLEITPITMPRIDVLGVYPSMQTILAQVLTLMIIVASVVYNIQSQRKSSAKADDAMMER, encoded by the coding sequence ATGTTCACTCTCCGCTTTTTTTCGATTGCCCTGATCTGTCTCGCGTCATCGCTGCTGCCGGTTCATGCAGATGACCTATCCACACAGAACAAAACGAAGCAGGTCTGGCAGTTGCTCGACTATATCGCTGTTGACTATCATAAATCCGTCAAGGACGGTGCGGTGGTCAACCAAGTGGAATACACTGAGATGCAGGAGTTTGCTTACACCGCGGAACGGCAACTGACAGAAATGCCGACCAGCCAGGCCCTACCAGGATTGATAAAGGACGCGGCCACGCTGCGTGCGTCCGTTGCTGAAAAAGCGCCGGCGGCGGCGGTCGGCGACCAAGCGCACGCGTTAGCTGCCGCTTTGCTCGCGATCTATCCTGTTCCGGTTGCTCCCACCAAATTGCCGGATCTGCAGCGTGGTGCAGCGCTCTACCAAAGCCAGTGCGCTTCCTGTCACGGAGTATCGGGCCATGCTGATGGCCCACTGGCCGCCACCTTGAATCCACCACCCATTGCGCTGTCGGACCACAGTCGCGCTCAAGAGCGTAGCGTGTTCGCCCTGCAGCAAATCATCACACAGGGCGTCGCGGGTACATCAATGCCAAGCTTTGCACAACTATCAGAGGATGAGCGTTGGGCTGTCGCCTATTTTGCGTCTACGCTGTCGTACTCTGGGAGTGAGCGTCAGGCAGGCGCAAAGCTATGGTCGTCACGTGCGGATCTGCACGCGGCCGTGCCCACGCTTGCCAAATTGAGCCTGACCGCCGAGGCGGCGCTTGCCAAAACCGCTGTAGGAGATGCGGCGCGGCCGTTGGTCGCCTATTTGAGAAGCACGCCGGACGCCCTCAATGCATCGGGCGCGGACAGTCTTCCGATTGCCAAGAACAAGTTAAGGGAAAGCATTGCCGCCTTGGATAGCGGAGACAAGTCGGCGGCGGCGCGGCTTGCGTTATCTGCCTATCTCGACGGATTCGAACCCGTCGAGCCGGCGCTGGCGGCCAAGAACAAGGGCTTGTTTGAGAATATCGAAAAGACCATGGGCTCTTATCGCAATGCGGTCACTACTGGGAATGTCCCGCAGGCGCATTCCATCGAGCAGCGTTTGCTGGTGTTGCTGACCGAGGCGCAATTAGCGCTCGATTCATCCAATGATCCGCTGTCGACGTTTGTGGGCGCGTTGACGATCCTGCTGCGCGAAGGGCTTGAAGCATTGTTGGTTGTAGTCGCGATGATAGCTTTTCTGAAGAAGGCTGAACGCACCGACGTTCTGCCCTATGTGCATGCCGGCTGGATGGCGGCGCTGGCGGCAGGCGGACTAACATGGGCGGTCGCCACGTACCTAGTCGACCTGAGCGGAGCTAGCCGCGAGATGACAGAGGGGTTTTCGGCCATCTTTGCCGCTATCGTTCTACTCGGCGTTGGCATCTGGATGCATCAAAAGAGTCTGGCGGGGCGCTGGCAATCCTACGTCAAACAAAAGCTGTCGTCGGCGCTGAACAAAAAATCGGCCATGATGCTGTTCCTATTGGCGTTCGTCACGGTCTATCGTGAGGTCTTTGAAACCGTCCTGTTTTACGCGGCGCTTTGGACACCAGAGAACGGTGGGTACTTACTCGCCGGCCTTGCGACCGGCACGGCAATCCTCGCTGCCATCGGTGTGATTTTATTGCGCTCGTCGGCGCGTTTGCCGATCAGCCAGTTTTTCGCGTTCAGCTCGGCTCTGGTTGCAGTGCTGGCAATTGTGCTCATGGGTAAAGGTGTCGCCGCACTGCAAAAAATTGGCTATCTGGAAATAACGCCAATCACCATGCCTCGAATTGACGTCCTAGGTGTCTACCCGTCGATGCAAACCATACTGGCGCAAGTGCTGACCCTGATGATTATTGTGGCCAGCGTTGTCTACAATATCCAGTCTCAACGGAAATCAAGTGCAAAAGCGGATGACGCCATGATGGAACGTTGA
- a CDS encoding cell wall metabolism sensor histidine kinase WalK yields the protein MALDVAEVSTSPMRAGGRPPPQAMARQIRYVAKPGQRREFFEGSASDAGISFSVIATGKVLADGLLLRRAVSNLVSNAIRYTPKGETITLTATANDDGAVVSVSNPGPVIMQEHLPRVFDRFYISDKSRSSTSASAGLGLSIVNSFIGLHHGRASVTSELDGFTQFTLFFPETTAPNETV from the coding sequence TTGGCACTTGATGTCGCGGAAGTCAGCACCAGCCCGATGCGCGCTGGTGGCCGTCCCCCGCCGCAGGCTATGGCTCGACAGATCCGGTACGTAGCCAAGCCCGGCCAGCGTCGCGAGTTTTTTGAAGGGTCGGCATCCGACGCCGGGATATCATTCAGCGTCATCGCCACTGGTAAAGTGCTTGCTGATGGACTTCTGCTTCGCCGCGCGGTGAGCAACCTCGTATCGAACGCCATACGGTACACCCCAAAGGGTGAAACTATCACGCTCACGGCGACAGCTAACGACGACGGGGCCGTGGTTTCCGTTTCCAATCCTGGCCCAGTCATCATGCAGGAACACCTGCCGCGGGTGTTTGACCGGTTCTACATTTCCGATAAATCGAGGTCCAGTACGTCAGCCTCGGCTGGGCTTGGACTTTCAATCGTCAATTCCTTCATAGGGCTTCACCATGGCCGTGCCAGTGTCACGAGTGAGCTTGATGGATTTACCCAGTTCACGCTATTTTTTCCTGAGACGACTGCACCGAACGAAACAGTTTGA